Below is a genomic region from Onychostoma macrolepis isolate SWU-2019 chromosome 15, ASM1243209v1, whole genome shotgun sequence.
GGCGTGGGCTGGCAGCCGGCTGGAATACTCCCAGTCATGAAACAGCTGGGCGGCCGCGATGGGTGACAGGCCTACCAGGGACAGGATTTCTCTCTTCAGCTCCTCATAGGACTCTCTCAGTTCCGGTGGCATGGAGAAGTACGCCCGCTGGCCATTCGTTGCGTGGCCAGCCTTCCTGGTTCGCCGTCGACTCAAACATCATGAGATAGCTTTCCACATCATCGTGGGCCGTCATCTTCGGCAGCAAGGTGGTGGCTCGGACGCGGGGATCAGGCAGCGGAACCCGCTGGGCGGAGGCGGTTTGGAGGGCGGCAATCACCCGTTCCACCTTTCCCTGCCGGGCGGCCATGTGCTCGACAATCTGTTGTTGCCGTATGCTCACTTCTGTGAGGTGTTTAAGTAGTTCCTCCATGGCTGGGGAGGAGACGCCACCTGAGAGCAGTGTTGTAATGTAACGGAGTACAAATACTTcgttactgtacttaagtagaAATTTCacgtatctgtactttacttcgctatttaaatttatgtcaactttcacttttactccactacatttcctagataaaatgtatacttttactcCGATACATTTCCACTAAGCATCTTCGTTACTCGttactacaaaataaaatgatcagAAGAAGAAATGTGTGCGACTGCAATAAGGGAGGTTTGGCGAATCACTTCTCCTAGATTCGCACACTCCACACGCTCTATTTCAGCGTAATGCTTGTTTGTTGCCAAAAAGGCGGAGGAAGCACAACTGAAACCGCCGGCGCCATGGAAGCACCAACTGGAGGACCTCCCGTTATCTTAGACGACCACCCCGACGATAGTGGTGAACTCGGTGAACAGGTTGAAGATAACGTTATACACCCGTGGCCGTATTTGCAAGAGATGTTTCTGTACATTGGAGTGAAAGATTCTTCCTACCGGATGAAGTGCCTCTTATGCCTACCGAAAGTCACTGAAATTTTGGCATTCAAGAACTCCCCGTCCAACCTGAAGAAGCACATCGAGGTAGGTTAAATTAATAGTTATTCAGTAAAGCCACAATGTCAATGTGATTCAACATTAGTTATCATAAGCCGTATCAGATCTGGCTAGCTAACGTGATGGCCAAGCTAACGtctgcttgttttaagcatggCTAATTAACTGACATGGTGCACATGTTAAAACCCCCTCAGCTGTTCTAAATCCACTGTAAAACACGGCTTCAAGGGGctttttgcttttataaaacagttactccattaaaatattcattttaatatttgttttattcataaaatgGACACcagcaacaaaaaaatataacgttATAACACATGTATTCCTCCGCCAAGCAATGTAGTTCCAAAGAGGTTGCCAAGCAACAAAGCAAACAAATCAACAGAATCAAGGACTTGaactaaccgttttataaatTGTGAATGTACGCTTGCATTGTTCATCAAAGTCACAGTGCTTTTATTGCCACACAACGAATTGGCTGATTTTTTCTTAGTAGAGCAGTTAACTTAAGGTACATGCAGTGGGAGATAAACGATAACACAAGTACAGTACACTACAGGctacaaaacacacaacagcAGGTTGTACCAGTTAATAGTGTTATTGCCTAGGTGTCAAGGGTGGCAGTCTGAGTGTTTATAATTCTATGTTATTGAATCAAGATAATATGGTGACATTTAAGTTAACacgtttttaaaaatgaaactagGCCTATATTCCCATCAGTAATGCAAATTAGAACTAGTTTCTAGTAATTTGCATCACTGATGGAAATATAGTTTCATAAACATTATCTAACTGCAAGTAAGTTAAACAGTCAAATGACAATTGTTTGTGACTTTTAAATCTTGTAGCTAAAGTTGCTCATTAAATGTCTCTCCCTCTGAAACAGAGAAAGCATGTACACCACCTCAAAAAGTATGAAGGGCTTACATcaacaaagagaaaaagagcTCCTGAGACTCCCACCACCACCTCCAGCATCAAGCAGACCACATTGGTGAACACCAGGACTGTGTCTCAGAGGTCCATTGACAAAGCTATAGTGACTTATGTGGTCCAAGGACTCATTTCATGTTGTTGAAGAACAACCATTTCAAGATtttgtgaaggaactgcagCCTAATGCAAAAATTATGTCACGGCTAACTCTGCGCTCCATGATTGATGATGCCTCCAGGGGAATGAAGAGGGCTGTGACTGAGGCCATGAGGGGAGTTGACCATATCGCCACCACCACCGACTGCTGGTCTGTCAGAAGGCGGAGCTTCATTGGTGTTACTGCCCATTGGATTGACCCCGACAGTCTCAAAAGATGCTCAGCAGCCCTAGCCtgtaaacagctgagaggtTCGCACACATTTGATGTGTTGGCAAGTGCCCTGAATGACATCCACTCTGAATTTGAAATTCGGGGGAAGATTGTGCGAACAAGAGACAATGCTTCTAACTTCATAAAAGCGTTCAACATTTTTGGTGAAGATGAGAACAATAATGCCATTGGAAGTGATGGTGATCATGGCAGTGCACCTCAACCAGGAGAGGAAGAAGATGATCAAGAAGGGGATGAAGAAGTGGAGTGTGTTGATGTGTCAGCACTTCTGACTGAAGATGATGGTTTAGAGTTCCAGCTCCCAAAGCACCAGCGCTGTGCTTGTCACCTACTCAACCTAATAGCTACTGTTGATGCCATAAAAGCCACATCCAATGAGGTGTACAAGAAAGTGTACCGTTCAACATTTGGCAAGTGTAGTGCACTTTGGAACAAATGTGGAAAATCCACCCTTGCAGCCGAAATGGTTGAAGATGCTTGCTCCCTCCAGCTGCTGCGCCCGAATTCCACCAGGTGGAACTCCCTGTTCCTGGCAGTGGAAAGACTGCTGAGAATAATCAAAGAAAAGGGAGAGACTACCATCAGAGTCATCTGCACTGACTTAAAGCTTCCAATGTAAGTAGgaattatgtgttttattttgttttatttcatcatCATCGAACATCTGGAATGTCTTTCTTTGTCCCATTCTTTCGTGGACACTAATAATAACTTTACATTACATCACATTGTATCCCAACTTCCACTTATTATTGGTCAATTTTACTGAATTACTCTTCCAGCAGTTATTTTGATGAATCCAATGAAATGGTTACAGTGTTATAAAAacaatgttgttttgtttttaacaggtTTAATCCAGCTGAACTCGCCTTTCTCGCAGAGTATGCCGCTGTCATGAGCCCTGTCGCTCAGGCTACCAACATCTTGCAAGCAGAAGCAAATGCCATGATGGGCTGGCTACTTCCAACCATCAACCTGC
It encodes:
- the LOC131520655 gene encoding uncharacterized protein LOC131520655: MWSKDSFHVVEEQPFQDFVKELQPNAKIMSRLTLRSMIDDASRGMKRAVTEAMRGVDHIATTTDCWSVRRRSFIGVTAHWIDPDSLKRCSAALACKQLRGSHTFDVLASALNDIHSEFEIRGKIVRTRDNASNFIKAFNIFGEDENNNAIGSDGDHGSAPQPGEEEDDQEGDEEVECVDVSALLTEDDGLEFQLPKHQRCACHLLNLIATVDAIKATSNEVYKKVYRSTFGKCSALWNKCGKSTLAAEMVEDACSLQLLRPNSTRWNSLFLAVERLLRIIKEKGETTIRVICTDLKLPMFNPAELAFLAEYAAVMSPVAQATNILQAEANAMMGWLLPTINLLTVKLDRVKLPLKYCKPLVDALQVGIMNRLGHMSREPELIAAAILLPKFRTMWTKDEATIKTGTDYIRQHLEEPSLQIGDACRSTSSDEDDFFSALQSSQIQDGTKQLDGYLACSADHMDLLKSFPAVCKLSVKLNTPLPASAACERLFSIAGLVFSPRRVRLNSGNFENQLLLKMNKHLFSFN